A window of Neorhizobium galegae bv. orientalis str. HAMBI 540 genomic DNA:
GGGAGTGCTGAGGACCTTGTGGAGATGCAGATCACCTTTGTCGTCGAGAAGCGCGAAGTCGGTGAACGTACCGCCAGTGTCGAAAGCCAGTTTTGTCATATTTCCCTCGATGCGACTTGCACGGCGGCTAAGCGCCATGGCCGAGGCCGACTGGTTCGACCCCTTTATCTGTCATGAGGTTAGGCGACGGTGGTTCGTGTTGGCCAACACAACTACGGTCTGCCGCCATAGAGTTTGCTTATGGCAAAATCAGGTAGGGCGGATGCCCGGCTGGCTGCTGCTGATCAACTTCCCCACGATGTCCAGCAACACGGAACGTGCCGCGAGTGCGGGCTCGGAGAGCGGTAGGTGATCCGAGACACACAGCGAAACGGTGGCGTCGATCACGGGTGTCGTCAAACGGCGGATCTGGGCTCCCGCAAAGGTCGGCGCGTCGGTCACGACCGATCCTGGCAGGATCGTCGATCCGAGTCCGTCGAGCACGGCGGCGCCGAGTGCAGGCACCGACTCGATCTCTGCAACCACGTCAGGTTCGGATCTGGCGCGGCTCAGACCCTCGTCGATGAGGCGTCGGAGGAAATGGGTTTTGCTCGGAAGGAGAAGAGGAACACCATCAAGAGCCGAGAGCGGCAGCGGTTCACCGGGTTCGCCCGGCAACGCCAGATCCGCCGGTGAAACCAAAAACATCTCCTCACGAAACAACGGCTGGAGCGACACGCCCTTGATGGGATTCGACGTGTAGATCAGCGCCATATCCATCTTGCCCGTCATGATCAGCTCGCTCAGGATATGACCGAAACTGTCGTTGATATGGACGATGATCTGCGGATATCTGGCTCTCATCTCCTTGAGCAATGGCAGCGAGAGCGAGCTCGAGGAGGAGTAGGTTGCAAGTCCGATGGACACGCGCCCAGCGACGGATTTCGCGGACTGGTCGATCTCGACCGATGCCTGGTCGATCTGCTTCAGCATGATCTGCGCGTGGCGATAGAGGATGAGCCCGGCTTCCGTCGGGGTTATGCCGACATTGCTGCGAATGAGGAGCTGGTGCTTGAAGTGCTGCTCGAGAGAAGCGATCTGCTGCGAGAGTGCTGGCTGGGCGACGCGGAGAATGCTTGCAGCACGGGAGACGCTTCCCGTGTCGATGATCTTGACGAAACTCTTGAGTTTCTTGAAATCGACGCTCATGCCCGTGGTTCCAATGCCTTTGGCCGAAACCTAAGGCCAGCGGGAACGGCTTAGCAACCCCTCCCGCCGGAAGCTTCTTTTTAGATCAGCGCCTTCACCGCCTTCTCGATCCTGTCGCAAGCTTCCGTGATGGCCTCCATGGACGTTGCGAATGAAAGACGGAAGTAGGGAGACAATCCATATGCAGCTCCCTGGAGTGCAGCCACGCCGACGCCGTCCAGAAGATAGAGAACGAAGTCGAGGTCGTTCTCGATGACCTTCCCGTCCGGCGTCTTCTTGCCGATCACGCCGCCGCAGTTCGGATAGAGGTAGAACGCACCGTCGGGGACGAGGCACGAGAGGCCCGGTATCGCGTTCAGCCTGGCGCAGGCGTAGTCCCGGCGGTCCTTGTAGACCTTGACGCTGTCGATGATGAAGGTCTGGTCATTGGCAAGCGCGAAGGCGGCAGCCGCCTGGCTGACCGAGGACGGGCAGGACGACATCTGCGACTGAAGCTTGTTGATCGCGGCGATCAGAGGTGCGGGACCGGCAGCGTAACCGATGCGCCATCCGGTCATCGCGTAGGACTTCGACACGCCATTGGTCAGAAGTACGCGATCCTTCAGCTCCGGGACGACAGCGGCCAGAGTGGTCATCGGTTCGTCCTTGAACCAGACCTGGTCGTAGATGTCGTCGGAAAGAACGAAGACCTGCGGATGACGCAGCAGCACCTTACCAAGCGCATCGAGCTCGCTCCTGCTGTATGCCGCTCCCGTTGGATTGGAAGGCGAATTGAGAATGAGCCACAGCGTCTTGGGCGTGATCGCCTTCTCTAGGGCTTCCGGCGTGAGCTTGAACCCGGTCTCCTGAGGGCACTGCACGATGACAGGCTTGCCTTCATTGGCGATGACCATATCTGGATACGAGACCCAGTAGGGTGCCGGGATGATGACTTCTGCGTCGTTCTCGACGCTTGCCATCAGTGCAAGGAACAGAATCTGCTTCGCGCCGCCGCCGACGCACATTTCGTTGTCGGAATAGGTGAGGCCGAGGCGGCGCTGGAAGTCGCCGATGATCGCATTTCGGAGCGCAGGCGTGCCGTTGACTGCCGTGTACTTCGTTTCGCCCCGGTCGATCGCGGCATGCGCAGCTCCCTTGACGTTCTCGGGCGTGTCGAAGTCCGGCTCGCCTACCGTGAGGTCGACGATGTCGTGGCCTGCCGCTTTCAGTTCCCGTGCACGGGCGGAAGCCGCAGTGCTCGGAGAGACCTTGATCCTGGACACGCGTGATGCGGGCACGAAAGTGCTCATTGGACTTCCTCGTTTATATGGAGTGATATTCGACCGTCAGTGGACGGCATCGGCCTCGCCACGCATCTTCCCGGTCAGGAAGAGCTCGCCGAGTTCGTCATGAGTGATGTCCTTCGGCAACCCGTCCCAGATGACCTGGCCAAGCCTCAGGATCACCGCACGCTGTGCGACTTCCATCGCCTTCTTGGTATTCTGCTCGACGAGAAGGATTGTCATTCCATCGGCGTGAAGCCTCAGAAGCTCGTCGAACACGATGCCGATCGCTGCGGGCGACAACCCGACCGACGGCTCGTCGACCAGCAGGACCTTCGGTCGCTGCAGGACGGCCATGGCGACCTCGAGCAGTTGCTGCTCGCCGCCGGACATGTTGCCAGCCAGCGTGGCGCGTCGTTTCTTCAGGATCGGGAAAAGGTCGTAGACATAGTCGCGGTCGGCTTTGACCTTCGCATCGCGGAGCGTATAGGCCGCCATCTGAAGATTCTCGTCGACGCTCATGACGGGGAAGTTACAACGGCCCTGCGGTACGAACGAGATCCCCTCGCCCAGGATCGCCCTCGACTTTTGTCCGGCGATGTTCTTGCCGCGCCAGTCGATGTTGCCGCCCTTGATGGAGGTCATGCCGTAGAGCGTCTTCAGCAGTGTCGACTTGCCTGCGCCGTTCGGGCCCATGAGAGCCACGAACTGGCCCCCGGGCACGTCGAGATCGACGCCGTTGAGGATGTCCAGATTGCCGTAGCCTGCCCGCAGGTCGCGGACCAAAAGGTTTGTCTTAGCCTCCAAGATAGGCCTCCCTCACACGCTGGTCCTGGATGATGTCTTGCGGCAGGCCCTCGACGAGCTTAGCTCCCTGATCGAGAACGACGACGCGCTGGCAGATGCTGGTCACCACATCGATGTTGTGCTCGATCACCAGGAAGCTGACGCCCAGCGACTTGTTCGCATAAAGGATCGTGTCCACCACCCGCTCAATGATCTTCGGATTGATGCCCGCCATCGGCTCGTCCAGCAGGATGAGCTTCGGCTCGGGCATCAGCATGGAGGCGAACTGGATCAGCTTTTGCTGTCCGCCGGAAAGGTTGCCTGCTGGCTGATGCCGGACATCCCAGAGGCCTGCCATCTTGATCAGTTCGCGCGCCCTCTCGCGCAACCCCTCGATGCGGCTCCTGGAAAGCTTTCCGAGACCGAACGTCGCGGCGATGGAGGGAAATGTGAACATCTGGCCTGCGATGACCAGGTTCTCTTCGGCGTCGAGGGATTTGAACGTCACGGTCTTCTGAAACGACCGCAACATGCGGCCTTCCCGGGCGATCCGGTTCAGGGACCACCCGGTGATATCCTGTCCGTCGAGAATGACAGTGCCGGTGTCCGGACGTGCAAGCCCTGTGCTGCAGTCGAAGAACGTCGACTTGCCGGACCCGTTCGGCCCGATCAGTCCGGCGATCTCACCTCTGTCGATATGGATGCTGACATCGTTCACGGCTTTGACCGCACCGTAGGACTTGCTGAGGTTCCGGATCTCCAGGAGCGGAAGATGAGCATTCATTTCACACCTCCGATCGCGTTCCAGAAGCGATTGATGAGGGGGGCGAAGCCTTGTCTGAACCAGAAGACCAGAACGAGAAGGCAAGCGCCGTAAGCGATCATCCGGACCTCTGGGGCGACACGCAACGCCTCTGTCAAACCGACGAACAACAGGCTGCCGAAGACAGTGCCTGAGATCATTCCAGCGCCGCCACCCAGCACGATGATCAGCATCGTTGTGGAGTAGTACATCTGGAAGGTCAGTGGGCTGACGACCGTGAGATAGTGGGCGTAGAGGCAGCCGCCGACGCCTGCGAACATCGCGCTGATCATGAACACGATCAGCTTATAATGCCAGGTGGGAACACCGAGGGATTCGGCAAGGGTCTCGTTTTCGCGGATCGCCACCATGTTCCGCCCCGCAGGAGATCTGACGATCGCCCACACCGCCAGGGTGGCCAGCACGCCGACCGCTAAGGCGAGATAGTAGAAATTGGTCGTGCCGGAAACGGTGAAGGAAAGCGGTCCGAGTTCGAAATACGGTTTCGGAATGCTCGAAAGCCCCATGTCTCCCCGGGTGACCGAGACCCAGTTCTTCGCGATCGCCTGGCCGATGATGACAAACCCCAGCGTGCACATGACGAATGATGTCGAGCGGAGACGCAGGGCCGGAATTCCGAGTGGAAGTGCGGCGGCACCGGATACCAGGGCGGCGGCGATGAGATTGACGTAGAACGGGGTCCCGTAGGTGACGGCTAGCAGGCCCGCCGTATAGGCGCCGATCCCGAAGAATGCGGCCTGCGCGAGCGACAGGAGGCCCGTGTAGCCGACGAGAAGATTGAGCCCATGGGCCGGCAGCATGAATATGAGGGCAATGATCAGGGAGTGGGTCACATAGCGGCTTCCGATGTAGGGAGCAGCAAGTGCTACGACGATCAGGACGACGGCGAGCGGGATTCGGAGATCTCGTCTCCGGGACTGCGGGACGGTTTCTGTGAGAGACATGTCGAGTCCTCAGACGTTCGAGAAGGTTCGGCTGGAGCTGCTTTAGAAGCGCGCCTGCGTCGAAAAGAGGCCATGCGGACGCCACATCAGCACGAGGATGAGGGTCGCGAAGCCGACGGTGTCGCGGAACTGCAGCCCAACATAGGTGGCGACGAGGCTCTCGGCGATCCCCAGGATCATGGCGGCGAAGAACGTCCCGCGCACGTTGCCAAGTCCGCCCATGATGATGATGGGCAGGGTCTTGAACGTGATCAGCTCGCCCATTCCGCCATAGACGCTGACGTTGACGGGCGCGGTCAGGACACCCGAGAGAGCGGCCAGGGCGGCACCGAGAATGAATGTCCGGAGCACGACCTGCGGCACGTCGATGCCAACGACCTCGCAGCATTCCACGTTCTGGGAAACCGCGCGCATGGCCATGCCGAGACGGCTGTAGGTGACCATCAGTTCGAGGCCGACGAAGACGACCAGGCAGACCACGAGGATGAGAATGCGCTGCTGTGCCAGGCTGAAGCCGAAGATCGAGATAGGCTCGATATAGCCTCCGGAGAAGAACTTGTAGCCTCCCCCGAAGACGAAGATCACGGTGTTCTGCAGGATGAGGGCGATGCCAAGGGTGGCGAGCACCCCCGACTCCGCCGGAGCGCCGACCATCCGACGCATGACGAGCTGGCCGACGACGTAGGCGACCACGATCGTCGCGAGAACGCCCACGACGATCGAAGCCTCATAGGAAAGGCCGAGATAGTCGATGGCGAACCAGGCGCCGAACGTCCCGAGCATGTAGTATTCGCCGTGAGCGAA
This region includes:
- the nac gene encoding nitrogen assimilation transcriptional regulator NAC — encoded protein: MSVDFKKLKSFVKIIDTGSVSRAASILRVAQPALSQQIASLEQHFKHQLLIRSNVGITPTEAGLILYRHAQIMLKQIDQASVEIDQSAKSVAGRVSIGLATYSSSSSLSLPLLKEMRARYPQIIVHINDSFGHILSELIMTGKMDMALIYTSNPIKGVSLQPLFREEMFLVSPADLALPGEPGEPLPLSALDGVPLLLPSKTHFLRRLIDEGLSRARSEPDVVAEIESVPALGAAVLDGLGSTILPGSVVTDAPTFAGAQIRRLTTPVIDATVSLCVSDHLPLSEPALAARSVLLDIVGKLISSSQPGIRPT
- a CDS encoding branched-chain amino acid ABC transporter ATP-binding protein: MEAKTNLLVRDLRAGYGNLDILNGVDLDVPGGQFVALMGPNGAGKSTLLKTLYGMTSIKGGNIDWRGKNIAGQKSRAILGEGISFVPQGRCNFPVMSVDENLQMAAYTLRDAKVKADRDYVYDLFPILKKRRATLAGNMSGGEQQLLEVAMAVLQRPKVLLVDEPSVGLSPAAIGIVFDELLRLHADGMTILLVEQNTKKAMEVAQRAVILRLGQVIWDGLPKDITHDELGELFLTGKMRGEADAVH
- a CDS encoding aspartate transaminase produces the protein MSTFVPASRVSRIKVSPSTAASARARELKAAGHDIVDLTVGEPDFDTPENVKGAAHAAIDRGETKYTAVNGTPALRNAIIGDFQRRLGLTYSDNEMCVGGGAKQILFLALMASVENDAEVIIPAPYWVSYPDMVIANEGKPVIVQCPQETGFKLTPEALEKAITPKTLWLILNSPSNPTGAAYSRSELDALGKVLLRHPQVFVLSDDIYDQVWFKDEPMTTLAAVVPELKDRVLLTNGVSKSYAMTGWRIGYAAGPAPLIAAINKLQSQMSSCPSSVSQAAAAFALANDQTFIIDSVKVYKDRRDYACARLNAIPGLSCLVPDGAFYLYPNCGGVIGKKTPDGKVIENDLDFVLYLLDGVGVAALQGAAYGLSPYFRLSFATSMEAITEACDRIEKAVKALI
- a CDS encoding ABC transporter ATP-binding protein, coding for MNAHLPLLEIRNLSKSYGAVKAVNDVSIHIDRGEIAGLIGPNGSGKSTFFDCSTGLARPDTGTVILDGQDITGWSLNRIAREGRMLRSFQKTVTFKSLDAEENLVIAGQMFTFPSIAATFGLGKLSRSRIEGLRERARELIKMAGLWDVRHQPAGNLSGGQQKLIQFASMLMPEPKLILLDEPMAGINPKIIERVVDTILYANKSLGVSFLVIEHNIDVVTSICQRVVVLDQGAKLVEGLPQDIIQDQRVREAYLGG
- a CDS encoding branched-chain amino acid ABC transporter permease; translated protein: MSLTETVPQSRRRDLRIPLAVVLIVVALAAPYIGSRYVTHSLIIALIFMLPAHGLNLLVGYTGLLSLAQAAFFGIGAYTAGLLAVTYGTPFYVNLIAAALVSGAAALPLGIPALRLRSTSFVMCTLGFVIIGQAIAKNWVSVTRGDMGLSSIPKPYFELGPLSFTVSGTTNFYYLALAVGVLATLAVWAIVRSPAGRNMVAIRENETLAESLGVPTWHYKLIVFMISAMFAGVGGCLYAHYLTVVSPLTFQMYYSTTMLIIVLGGGAGMISGTVFGSLLFVGLTEALRVAPEVRMIAYGACLLVLVFWFRQGFAPLINRFWNAIGGVK
- a CDS encoding branched-chain amino acid ABC transporter permease yields the protein MLSTVLEQVVNGIVTGSVYAIVAVGMTMIFGVLRAINFAHGEYYMLGTFGAWFAIDYLGLSYEASIVVGVLATIVVAYVVGQLVMRRMVGAPAESGVLATLGIALILQNTVIFVFGGGYKFFSGGYIEPISIFGFSLAQQRILILVVCLVVFVGLELMVTYSRLGMAMRAVSQNVECCEVVGIDVPQVVLRTFILGAALAALSGVLTAPVNVSVYGGMGELITFKTLPIIIMGGLGNVRGTFFAAMILGIAESLVATYVGLQFRDTVGFATLILVLMWRPHGLFSTQARF